The following proteins are co-located in the Cyprinus carpio isolate SPL01 chromosome B19, ASM1834038v1, whole genome shotgun sequence genome:
- the LOC109112149 gene encoding dysbindin-like isoform X1, producing MSSPGSASSSKRNSSELELEHAQRVPEADPVPPQVKLKDRQKFFEEAFQQDMEHYLSTGYLQIAERRETIGSMSSMEVNVDMLEQMDLIDMSDHEALDVFLNSGGEDNSVASPMLGPDVESFTSEITLQVPTQADLRHKLASLSSTCTDSASQDTEAGEEEEDDDNDERGPAAIHDSPLVQPDQEGLEENATLPERERNQPIKNCENSSSS from the exons ATGTCTTCCCCAGGATCCGCCAGCAGCAGCAAGAGGAATTCCT CGGAGCTGGAACTGGAGCATGCTCAGAGAGTACCGGAGGCAGATCCTGTCCCGCCGCAGGTAAAGCTTAAGGACAGGCAAAAGTTTTTTGAGGAGGCTTTTCAGCAGGACATGGAGCACTACCTGTCCACAGGATACCTACAGATCGCAGAGAGAAGAG AGACAATAGGAAGCATGTCATCAATGGAGGTGAACGTGGACATGCTGGAGCAAATGGACCTGATAGACATGTCTGACCATGAGGCGTTGGACGTCTTTCTCAACTCTGGTGGCGAGGACAACAGTGTGGCTTCCCCGATGCTGG gtCCTGATGTGGAGTCCTTTACCTCTGAGATCACTCTTCAGGTGCCCACACAGGCCGACCTGAGACACAAACTGGCGTCGCTGTCCTCCACCTGCACGGACTCCGCCAGCCAGGACACGGAGGCaggggaagaggaggaggacgaTGATAATGATGAGAGGGGACCAGCAGCCATCCACGACTCTCCGCTTGTCCAGCCAGATCAGGAGGGGCTCGAGGAGAATGCCACGTTACCCGAAAGAGAACGAAACCAGCCAATCAAGAACTGTGAGAACAGCAGCTCATCCTAA
- the LOC109112149 gene encoding dysbindin-like isoform X2 has translation MSSPGSASSSKRNSSELELEHAQRVPEADPVPPQVKLKDRQKFFEEAFQQDMEHYLSTGYLQIAERRGSMSSMEVNVDMLEQMDLIDMSDHEALDVFLNSGGEDNSVASPMLGPDVESFTSEITLQVPTQADLRHKLASLSSTCTDSASQDTEAGEEEEDDDNDERGPAAIHDSPLVQPDQEGLEENATLPERERNQPIKNCENSSSS, from the exons ATGTCTTCCCCAGGATCCGCCAGCAGCAGCAAGAGGAATTCCT CGGAGCTGGAACTGGAGCATGCTCAGAGAGTACCGGAGGCAGATCCTGTCCCGCCGCAGGTAAAGCTTAAGGACAGGCAAAAGTTTTTTGAGGAGGCTTTTCAGCAGGACATGGAGCACTACCTGTCCACAGGATACCTACAGATCGCAGAGAGAAGAG GAAGCATGTCATCAATGGAGGTGAACGTGGACATGCTGGAGCAAATGGACCTGATAGACATGTCTGACCATGAGGCGTTGGACGTCTTTCTCAACTCTGGTGGCGAGGACAACAGTGTGGCTTCCCCGATGCTGG gtCCTGATGTGGAGTCCTTTACCTCTGAGATCACTCTTCAGGTGCCCACACAGGCCGACCTGAGACACAAACTGGCGTCGCTGTCCTCCACCTGCACGGACTCCGCCAGCCAGGACACGGAGGCaggggaagaggaggaggacgaTGATAATGATGAGAGGGGACCAGCAGCCATCCACGACTCTCCGCTTGTCCAGCCAGATCAGGAGGGGCTCGAGGAGAATGCCACGTTACCCGAAAGAGAACGAAACCAGCCAATCAAGAACTGTGAGAACAGCAGCTCATCCTAA